Proteins found in one Thalassomonas actiniarum genomic segment:
- a CDS encoding NAD-dependent epimerase, with protein sequence MKILVTGAAGFIGSHVSLFLLARGDEVVGLDNLNDYYDVNLKHSRLKRIDAYLDGTLKESFPYPESGKKGSFSFVEMDVADREGMEQLFAEQKFDKVVHLAAQAGVRYSIENPHAYIDSNIVGFTNILEGCRHHKVKHLTYASSSSVYGANESMPFSVHDNVDHPLSLYAASKKANELMAHTYSHLYDLPTTGLRFFTVYGPWGRPDMALFMFTKAILEGKPIDVFNYGKHKRDFTYIDDIVNGIVRTLDNTATGNPDWSGKTPDPGTSKAPWRVYNIGNQSPVELLDYIETLENALGKKAEKNLLPLQPGDVPDTYADVEQLVQDVNYRPQTTIQTGISNFVNWYRDYHKV encoded by the coding sequence ATGAAAATTTTAGTCACCGGTGCCGCCGGTTTTATCGGCTCTCATGTCTCACTTTTCCTGTTGGCGCGGGGAGACGAAGTTGTCGGTTTAGATAACCTTAATGATTATTACGATGTCAATTTGAAACACAGCCGCCTGAAAAGGATTGACGCTTATCTAGACGGCACTTTAAAAGAAAGCTTTCCCTATCCCGAGTCAGGCAAAAAGGGCAGCTTTAGCTTTGTGGAAATGGATGTGGCCGATCGTGAAGGCATGGAGCAACTTTTTGCCGAGCAAAAGTTTGATAAAGTCGTTCACCTCGCGGCCCAGGCTGGCGTACGTTACTCGATAGAAAACCCCCACGCTTATATCGACAGCAATATTGTCGGCTTTACCAATATCCTGGAAGGATGCCGCCATCACAAAGTAAAACACCTGACTTATGCTTCATCCAGTTCCGTTTACGGCGCCAATGAAAGCATGCCGTTTTCGGTGCATGACAATGTCGACCATCCGCTGTCTTTGTATGCCGCCAGTAAAAAAGCCAATGAACTGATGGCGCATACCTACAGCCACCTGTACGACTTACCGACAACCGGTTTGCGCTTCTTTACCGTATACGGTCCCTGGGGACGTCCGGACATGGCTTTGTTTATGTTCACTAAAGCCATTCTCGAAGGCAAACCTATTGATGTCTTTAACTACGGCAAACACAAACGTGACTTCACCTATATTGATGACATCGTCAACGGCATTGTCCGCACTTTAGACAATACCGCGACCGGCAACCCGGACTGGTCGGGCAAAACCCCGGATCCGGGCACCAGTAAGGCGCCTTGGCGGGTTTATAATATCGGCAACCAGTCACCGGTTGAATTACTGGATTATATTGAAACCCTGGAAAACGCTTTAGGGAAAAAAGCAGAAAAGAACCTGCTGCCACTGCAACCGGGTGATGTGCCGGATACCTATGCCGATGTCGAACAACTGGTGCAGGATGTCAACTATCGTCCGCAAACCACGATTCAAACAGGTATCAGCAATTTCGTCAACTGGTACCGGGATTACCATAAGGTATAA
- the prsT gene encoding XrtA/PEP-CTERM system TPR-repeat protein PrsT — MKNANKLLFATSLMLAASACTPQKTAEEQITEAKAHIAQQQLSTASITLKNVLKSTPQSAEGRFLLSQVYLKVGELDNAEKEIKKAIEYGYEAEAANLFLAEILLEKNDNQAVIDLLEKQQFSTESAQILSFIFKGKAHINLNQVELAKDAFDTANDINVESSYSLYGSAIVASMDDNYQLAAELLDKALAQQDDLAEGWILKARVAEQNKDFATAVSAYEKFLELRPRAHSIKLLMANDYLQLENDEAAEKLVDDLLKLNEAHPTANLLKAKIANSRKDYELVKKHAETTLNSTPEDPLALYLSGISNYFLNNFEQAYTALSKIVDRLPKTHEAHKLYMLSMLKLGYVDQLNEHVGEYEGFDDKDSNLLSVIGSSLAVSGQTQDAETIFERALEVKPDDVNAKKKLAFARLMNRDLQGISDLEEVNAVSSDDKMVNLVLASAYLYQNKIEEANNIVEKWLAKEPKDIEALLLKARVLSVSGEQDASLTVLKQAQGYQPDSTKVLLKLAEHHLRAQDYQTAESLLKQILAAAPDTKPALIMLNLASQKQEKQQQFFDYLTDINSKHKEVIWPKLMLAQKFINDREAEQALKYLAPLAQAKELPNAYYSIVMNGYYLLADKSKLNDIASTWQAAKPQAVVAYLKHIEFLEKLGDIQSALLQARKAQKKITKESDNLRLMVLETHYLLRLGRNNKVAPLLTKLQDKLPDNALVTQLAGHLAFNKQQYDEAIKHLEQSFAKDSNVRTALLLASAYRRTDNEAKAVALLEQAPEKVNQNAAVQSLLSEMYTRTDTAKAIDSYLKQIKASPKNVVALNNLAWLLTEQKKYEQAISYARKAHELMPDNPQILDTLGVALLKNIKQGEALEILKKAYSLSKEASIKVHYAQALAANGQKSEAKQVVDGLTEQEKSELKDELEQLIL, encoded by the coding sequence ATGAAAAATGCTAATAAATTATTGTTTGCCACTAGTTTGATGCTAGCGGCATCTGCATGTACCCCACAAAAAACCGCCGAGGAACAAATAACAGAAGCAAAAGCCCATATCGCGCAACAGCAACTGTCCACTGCGAGTATCACCTTAAAAAATGTTCTTAAGTCAACGCCTCAGTCTGCCGAAGGGCGCTTCCTCCTGTCGCAGGTTTATCTGAAAGTAGGTGAGCTTGACAATGCCGAAAAAGAAATCAAAAAAGCCATTGAATACGGCTATGAAGCCGAAGCGGCTAATTTATTCCTGGCGGAGATACTGTTAGAAAAAAATGATAACCAGGCAGTGATTGATCTGCTGGAAAAACAGCAGTTTTCTACAGAGTCTGCGCAAATTTTGAGCTTTATCTTTAAAGGTAAGGCGCATATCAATTTAAATCAGGTTGAGCTGGCCAAAGATGCCTTTGACACCGCCAATGACATTAATGTTGAGTCTTCCTATAGCCTTTACGGCTCTGCGATAGTGGCTTCCATGGATGACAATTATCAGCTGGCGGCAGAATTACTGGATAAGGCGCTGGCGCAACAGGATGATTTGGCAGAAGGCTGGATACTAAAAGCCCGGGTGGCAGAGCAAAATAAAGATTTTGCTACCGCTGTGAGTGCTTATGAAAAGTTCTTAGAGCTTAGGCCAAGGGCGCATAGCATCAAATTATTGATGGCGAATGATTATCTTCAGCTGGAAAATGATGAAGCCGCAGAAAAGCTGGTGGATGACTTACTGAAATTAAATGAGGCCCATCCGACGGCAAACTTGTTAAAGGCAAAAATTGCCAACAGCAGAAAAGATTATGAGCTGGTGAAGAAACATGCCGAAACCACTTTAAACAGTACCCCGGAAGATCCCCTGGCACTGTATTTATCCGGGATCAGCAATTACTTTTTGAATAATTTCGAGCAGGCCTATACCGCGCTTTCTAAAATTGTCGATCGCCTGCCGAAAACCCATGAAGCCCATAAGCTCTACATGTTGTCTATGCTGAAGCTCGGTTATGTTGACCAGTTAAATGAGCATGTCGGAGAATATGAAGGTTTTGACGATAAAGATAGTAATCTGCTTTCGGTGATCGGCTCTAGCCTGGCGGTCAGCGGTCAAACCCAGGATGCGGAAACGATTTTTGAAAGGGCGCTTGAGGTAAAACCCGATGACGTCAATGCCAAGAAAAAGCTGGCGTTTGCCCGCCTGATGAACCGTGATCTGCAGGGGATCAGCGACCTGGAAGAAGTTAATGCCGTCAGTTCAGACGACAAAATGGTAAATCTGGTGCTGGCGTCTGCCTACCTCTACCAAAATAAAATTGAAGAAGCGAATAATATCGTTGAAAAATGGCTGGCAAAAGAGCCTAAGGACATCGAAGCACTGTTATTAAAAGCACGGGTGTTAAGTGTTTCCGGCGAGCAGGATGCCAGCTTAACTGTGCTCAAACAGGCACAAGGTTATCAGCCTGACTCTACCAAGGTGTTATTAAAACTGGCAGAGCACCATTTAAGGGCTCAAGACTATCAAACGGCAGAAAGTTTGCTGAAGCAGATATTAGCCGCCGCTCCGGATACCAAGCCAGCTTTGATCATGCTGAATCTGGCCAGTCAAAAACAGGAAAAACAACAGCAATTCTTTGATTACCTGACGGATATTAATAGCAAGCATAAAGAGGTGATCTGGCCTAAGCTGATGCTGGCGCAAAAATTCATCAACGACAGGGAGGCGGAGCAGGCATTAAAATATCTGGCGCCGCTTGCCCAGGCGAAAGAATTGCCTAATGCCTATTATTCCATTGTGATGAACGGCTACTATCTGTTAGCGGATAAAAGCAAACTGAATGATATTGCCAGTACCTGGCAAGCGGCCAAGCCTCAGGCGGTGGTTGCCTACCTTAAGCATATTGAATTTCTGGAAAAGCTCGGCGATATTCAGTCGGCTTTGCTTCAGGCGCGAAAAGCCCAGAAAAAAATTACCAAAGAGAGTGATAATTTACGTTTAATGGTATTGGAAACGCATTACCTGCTGCGTTTAGGGCGAAACAATAAGGTTGCTCCTTTACTGACCAAGCTACAGGATAAATTGCCGGACAATGCTCTGGTGACTCAATTGGCGGGTCACCTGGCATTTAATAAACAGCAATACGACGAAGCCATCAAGCATCTTGAGCAGTCTTTTGCTAAAGATAGTAACGTCAGAACAGCCCTGCTGCTGGCAAGTGCCTACCGCAGGACTGACAATGAGGCCAAAGCCGTTGCCTTACTGGAGCAGGCACCTGAAAAAGTAAATCAAAATGCTGCCGTACAAAGTTTATTATCTGAAATGTATACCAGAACAGATACTGCCAAAGCGATAGATTCTTATTTAAAGCAGATCAAAGCCTCACCTAAAAATGTTGTCGCCTTGAATAACCTGGCCTGGCTGTTAACTGAGCAGAAAAAATATGAGCAAGCCATTAGTTATGCCAGAAAAGCGCATGAGTTGATGCCAGATAACCCGCAAATCCTGGACACCTTAGGAGTTGCTTTACTGAAGAACATTAAGCAGGGTGAGGCACTGGAAATATTGAAGAAAGCTTATTCGCTTTCTAAAGAAGCCAGTATCAAAGTGCATTACGCCCAGGCACTTGCCGCTAATGGCCAGAAAAGCGAAGCGAAACAAGTGGTCGATGGACTGACAGAGCAGGAAAAATCAGAGCTGAAAGATGAGCTAGAGCAGCTGATTTTGTAA
- a CDS encoding THxN family PEP-CTERM protein, which produces MKNTGWVKNLTALAIASAFSFSANATFMTATSTGGFVYKDAGEFTNLDGSAHADQTNDGTVIHDGVRWGGNDAYSSLILEGFSVDIDALDTNYMISALTHNNFRISASFNWLKQADIAGSIDFSSDHSGGIAADFGNSFVIDNFTSTATSDFDIEFTETYNKTDPTECSPVDQDGIDGGESHEFVTGCDDYFDYSINNPDPLPDVMPFAVPFYIDGKHYALTIFTSFDADGSTLINQDRVWTEEETSTTVYTFARLTEVPEPSMIALFGLGLLGLGFSKRKAKK; this is translated from the coding sequence ATGAAAAATACTGGATGGGTTAAAAATTTAACCGCGTTAGCGATTGCTAGTGCATTTTCTTTCAGCGCTAACGCAACTTTTATGACAGCAACTTCTACCGGTGGCTTTGTCTATAAAGATGCCGGTGAGTTCACCAACCTTGACGGTAGTGCACATGCCGACCAGACTAACGACGGTACTGTGATCCATGACGGTGTTCGCTGGGGCGGTAACGATGCATACAGCTCTTTAATTCTGGAAGGCTTCTCTGTAGATATTGATGCCCTTGATACCAACTATATGATTTCTGCCTTGACCCACAACAACTTCCGCATCAGCGCTAGTTTTAACTGGTTAAAGCAAGCTGATATTGCCGGCTCTATTGATTTTTCAAGTGATCACTCAGGCGGTATCGCTGCAGACTTCGGTAACTCTTTCGTTATTGATAACTTCACCTCAACCGCAACCAGTGATTTTGATATCGAATTCACCGAAACTTATAACAAGACTGACCCGACTGAGTGTTCTCCGGTAGATCAAGACGGCATCGACGGCGGCGAGAGCCACGAATTTGTCACAGGTTGTGATGACTACTTTGACTATTCAATCAATAACCCGGATCCATTACCGGACGTTATGCCATTTGCCGTACCTTTTTACATCGACGGCAAGCACTACGCATTAACTATCTTCACTTCTTTTGATGCCGACGGTAGCACGCTTATCAACCAGGATCGCGTTTGGACTGAAGAAGAAACCTCTACCACGGTTTATACTTTTGCCCGTTTAACAGAAGTTCCTGAGCCTTCAATGATTGCCTTATTTGGCCTTGGCTTATTAGGATTAGGTTTTTCTAAGAGAAAAGCCAAGAAGTAA
- a CDS encoding ThiF family adenylyltransferase, whose translation MFDYKKAFSRNIGWVTEAEQETLRTRRVAIAGAGGVGGIHLLTLARLGVENFNISDFDDFEVHNFNRQSGAFMSTLGRQKVDVMEELAKDINPEANIKSFPEGIFAHNVDEFLEGVDLYVDALDFFALEARKTVFQKCYEKQIPVITAAPLGMGCALLCFMPGQMTYEQYFKFEGKSEHDQLIQFLIGLSPAMLQRQYLVDDSRVNFKEKRGPSTPMAVNLCAGIAETYALKILLNRGEILAAPHGLHFDAYRNKLVKTWRPFGNSGLIPRIMFHIAKRVVDA comes from the coding sequence ATGTTTGATTACAAAAAAGCTTTTTCAAGAAACATAGGCTGGGTTACCGAAGCCGAACAGGAAACATTGAGAACCCGGCGAGTGGCCATAGCTGGTGCCGGCGGCGTTGGTGGTATCCACTTACTCACCCTGGCAAGGCTGGGTGTCGAAAATTTTAACATCTCAGATTTTGACGACTTTGAAGTACACAATTTCAATCGCCAATCCGGGGCCTTTATGTCGACACTCGGCAGACAAAAAGTCGATGTGATGGAAGAGTTGGCAAAAGACATCAACCCGGAAGCAAACATAAAATCTTTTCCTGAGGGAATTTTCGCACATAATGTTGATGAGTTTCTCGAAGGTGTTGATTTATATGTAGATGCTTTGGACTTTTTTGCCCTCGAAGCCCGTAAAACCGTTTTTCAAAAATGCTATGAGAAGCAGATCCCGGTGATCACGGCAGCACCCTTAGGCATGGGTTGTGCCTTACTCTGCTTTATGCCGGGACAAATGACTTATGAGCAATATTTCAAATTTGAGGGAAAATCAGAGCACGACCAGCTTATTCAGTTCCTGATAGGTCTTTCACCCGCCATGCTGCAACGCCAATACCTGGTAGATGACAGCCGGGTTAATTTCAAAGAAAAACGCGGCCCCTCAACCCCGATGGCGGTAAACCTATGTGCAGGAATAGCCGAAACTTATGCTTTGAAAATACTGCTTAACCGGGGAGAAATATTAGCCGCCCCCCATGGGCTACATTTTGATGCCTACCGTAATAAACTGGTAAAAACCTGGCGTCCTTTTGGCAACTCCGGGCTGATACCACGCATCATGTTTCATATCGCCAAACGTGTCGTGGACGCCTGA
- a CDS encoding PEP-CTERM/exosortase system-associated acyltransferase: MSWNKRLLNTPIIGDITKKIASMKVSNDAKNIAEHFTQFLKPELATTDELRAEVFKIRHNVYCEELAFEEVKAEGQEKDEFDDHSIFSMIKHKPSSTYTSCVRVVRSSSEAELLPIEKYCLDSIQNESLHPSNFKRTEICEISRLAVKADFRRRKSDQFKGSAIGVISESTYSETELRCFPFIAIGLYMAAATLAIDTGIKHVYVMMEPRLARSMKFVGINFHQLGDAIDYHGLRAPYYINPKIFMDNLTPGFKSLFKAIENDICEQLSELKLI, from the coding sequence ATGAGTTGGAATAAGAGGTTGCTCAATACCCCCATTATTGGCGACATCACCAAAAAAATAGCATCGATGAAAGTCAGCAATGATGCCAAGAATATTGCGGAGCATTTTACCCAATTTCTTAAACCTGAGCTGGCCACAACCGATGAATTGCGCGCTGAGGTCTTCAAGATCAGACATAATGTCTATTGCGAAGAGCTCGCTTTCGAAGAGGTGAAAGCGGAAGGACAGGAAAAGGATGAGTTTGATGATCATTCCATTTTCTCTATGATCAAACATAAACCTTCGAGCACCTACACCAGTTGTGTCCGTGTGGTAAGATCCAGCAGTGAAGCCGAATTGCTGCCGATTGAAAAATATTGCCTCGACTCCATCCAAAATGAAAGCCTGCACCCAAGCAACTTCAAAAGGACTGAAATCTGTGAAATTTCCAGGTTAGCGGTTAAAGCCGATTTCCGCCGCCGTAAATCGGACCAGTTTAAAGGCTCCGCCATCGGGGTGATCAGCGAAAGCACCTATTCGGAAACAGAATTGCGCTGCTTCCCCTTTATTGCCATCGGCTTGTATATGGCCGCCGCCACCTTAGCCATAGATACCGGCATCAAACATGTTTATGTGATGATGGAACCCAGGCTTGCCCGCAGTATGAAGTTTGTCGGCATTAACTTTCACCAGCTCGGGGACGCCATTGATTACCACGGCCTCAGGGCACCCTATTATATTAATCCAAAAATCTTTATGGATAATTTAACCCCTGGATTTAAAAGCCTGTTCAAGGCTATCGAAAATGATATTTGCGAACAGCTAAGCGAACTGAAGTTAATTTAG
- a CDS encoding PEP-CTERM sorting domain-containing protein codes for MKNIGLMKNMTAIALTSALSFGANATFMTATSNGGFVMKDAGEFINLDGTLHADQTNDGTVKHAGVRWGGDGAYSSLVLEDFAPDIDALDTNYMLSALTHNNFRISAAFPWLTNADILGMIAFTSTNTGGIAAGFGNSTVADAFTANAMSDFDIGFTETFNTSTVAGCEPVDEDGVAGGATHTFVTNCDDYFDFSIDNPAPLPDTLPFAIPFYIDGSHYALTIFSSFDVDGSTVLPPGRIWTEEEKSTTLYTFARLSEIPEPSTLAILALGLLGFSLTKRKSEQ; via the coding sequence ATGAAAAATATCGGATTGATGAAAAACATGACTGCGATAGCACTTACGAGTGCACTTTCTTTTGGCGCTAACGCAACTTTCATGACGGCAACATCCAACGGCGGCTTTGTTATGAAGGATGCCGGCGAATTTATTAACCTTGACGGTACCCTCCATGCGGATCAAACCAATGATGGAACGGTAAAACATGCTGGGGTTCGCTGGGGCGGTGACGGTGCATACAGTTCACTGGTGCTGGAAGACTTTGCTCCGGATATTGATGCCCTTGATACTAATTATATGCTTTCAGCGTTAACCCATAATAACTTCCGCATCAGTGCCGCCTTTCCCTGGCTCACCAATGCCGATATTTTGGGTATGATCGCTTTCACCAGCACTAATACCGGCGGTATTGCAGCAGGCTTTGGTAACTCAACGGTAGCCGATGCCTTCACTGCCAATGCCATGAGTGACTTTGATATCGGCTTCACCGAAACCTTTAACACCTCAACTGTCGCAGGTTGCGAACCGGTAGATGAAGACGGTGTTGCCGGTGGCGCCACTCACACTTTTGTCACAAACTGTGATGACTACTTCGACTTTTCAATCGACAACCCGGCCCCGCTCCCTGATACCCTGCCGTTCGCTATTCCCTTTTATATTGACGGCAGCCATTATGCTTTAACCATATTCAGTTCTTTTGATGTGGATGGCAGTACGGTATTACCTCCCGGACGGATCTGGACAGAAGAAGAGAAGTCAACCACCCTTTATACCTTTGCCCGCTTAAGTGAAATTCCGGAACCATCCACCCTGGCGATACTCGCTTTAGGTTTATTAGGTTTTAGTCTCACTAAACGCAAGTCGGAGCAGTAA
- a CDS encoding S1 family peptidase, with translation MLKHFFGLLLTLMLISPSAQANLSQTLKKIKPSVVGIGVHTPTGRPKNELRGTGFVVGNGQYVVTNAHVLPGELDKSLKQSMVVFSGSGKKPNTLKARVIARSEYYDLAVLKFDAPALPAMKLAGGEYQSEGSYVAFTGFPIGAVLGLYPVTHRGIIASITPSVVPVADAGQLSIKMLKRMRDPYLVYQLDATAYPGNSGSALYDIGSGEVIGIINKVFVQQTKEAVISNPSGITYAIPVKHLRDLLTEHKVAY, from the coding sequence ATGTTGAAACATTTTTTTGGTCTGTTGCTGACCCTTATGCTGATTTCGCCGTCCGCGCAGGCAAACTTGTCTCAAACTTTGAAAAAAATCAAACCTTCCGTGGTGGGCATAGGAGTACATACCCCCACCGGCCGGCCGAAAAACGAGTTGCGCGGCACCGGGTTTGTGGTCGGCAACGGCCAGTATGTGGTCACCAATGCCCATGTGCTGCCTGGTGAGCTGGATAAATCCCTGAAACAAAGCATGGTGGTCTTTAGCGGCTCAGGTAAAAAACCGAATACCTTAAAGGCGAGAGTCATTGCCCGCTCCGAATATTATGACCTGGCAGTATTAAAATTTGATGCCCCCGCCTTACCCGCCATGAAGCTTGCCGGCGGTGAGTACCAGAGTGAGGGCAGTTATGTTGCCTTTACCGGTTTTCCCATAGGTGCTGTGCTGGGCCTATATCCGGTCACCCACAGGGGCATTATCGCCAGCATCACCCCGAGTGTGGTGCCTGTGGCCGATGCCGGTCAGCTGAGCATTAAGATGCTAAAACGCATGCGTGACCCTTATCTGGTGTACCAGCTTGACGCTACCGCGTATCCCGGCAACAGCGGCAGCGCCCTTTATGATATCGGCAGCGGTGAGGTGATAGGCATTATCAATAAGGTGTTTGTGCAGCAGACCAAAGAAGCAGTGATCAGCAATCCCAGCGGGATTACCTATGCCATCCCGGTTAAACATTTAAGAGATTTACTAACCGAACATAAGGTTGCCTATTAA
- a CDS encoding patatin-like phospholipase family protein: MANRIIPILAGGGTRLPAHIGIIKALEDLSIEFNHLVGVSGGSIIASLYAAGLSIEQIKEIALKTDYSQFRGFSLLKLIRNGGLSSGDAFEYWVDEHLQGKTFEQLDRNLHIVATDVKRGKPVIFDAEHTPKMKVSLAVRFSMSIPLVFSFKTFGKHLMVDGSILSEDALHRDWDQRGTPVLCFRLRGEHEYDELNTQGLFPIFNYVTLLIRTFMTTISREYINDAFWHNTIIINTGESSAVDFKMSNDQKYHLFKTGYDTAMKIIPIKTNTASLAPAMFSPKSNSN; the protein is encoded by the coding sequence ATGGCAAACAGAATTATACCTATTCTGGCGGGAGGAGGAACCCGCTTACCGGCACATATAGGGATCATTAAAGCACTGGAAGATTTAAGTATAGAGTTTAATCACCTCGTGGGGGTTTCCGGCGGCAGCATTATCGCCAGCTTATATGCTGCCGGGCTCAGCATAGAACAGATAAAAGAAATTGCCCTGAAAACCGATTACAGCCAGTTCAGGGGCTTCTCCCTGCTTAAGCTGATCCGTAACGGTGGTCTGAGTTCCGGCGACGCTTTTGAATACTGGGTCGATGAACATCTACAGGGAAAAACCTTTGAGCAACTGGATCGAAACCTGCACATCGTTGCCACGGATGTTAAACGCGGCAAACCCGTCATTTTCGATGCCGAGCATACCCCGAAAATGAAAGTCTCATTAGCGGTACGCTTTTCCATGTCGATCCCTTTAGTGTTCAGTTTTAAGACTTTTGGTAAACATTTAATGGTGGACGGCAGCATCTTATCGGAAGATGCCCTGCACAGAGACTGGGATCAGCGCGGCACCCCGGTATTATGTTTTCGCCTGCGGGGAGAGCATGAATATGACGAACTCAATACCCAGGGCTTATTTCCGATATTCAATTATGTCACCTTATTGATCCGCACTTTTATGACCACCATTTCCCGGGAATACATCAATGATGCCTTTTGGCACAATACCATCATTATCAATACCGGCGAGAGCTCTGCAGTAGACTTTAAAATGAGCAACGATCAAAAATACCATTTGTTTAAAACAGGATATGACACCGCCATGAAAATTATTCCAATAAAAACGAATACGGCAAGCCTGGCACCAGCCATGTTTTCCCCAAAATCAAACTCAAATTGA
- the tviB gene encoding Vi polysaccharide biosynthesis UDP-N-acetylglucosamine C-6 dehydrogenase TviB, giving the protein MKNIASLKIGIIGLGYVGLPLAVSFGKKYPTLGFDINQQRISELNQGVDNTLEVEQDELAQANQLTFSHDIESLSQCNFYIVTVPTPIDEYKQPDLTPLIKASETIAKVIQAGDIVVYESTVYPGATEEVCIPVIEKNTGMTFNRDFYAGYSPERINPGDKEHRLETILKVTAGSTPEIADFVDQVYASIITAGTHKASSIKVAEAAKVIENTQRDVNIALINELAVIFSKIGINTEEVLKAAGTKWNFLPFRPGLVGGHCIGVDPYYLTHKAQQLNYHPQVILSGRRINDDMGRFVVKRLVKAMIEKRIHIVDAKVLILGFTFKENCPDVRNTRVIDIVDELKDYSARVDIHDPWADADIVKHEYGIEMAQPQAGQYDAIIIAVGHQEFKTMSMPEIRKLGKPGALVFDLKYLFDAQESDLRL; this is encoded by the coding sequence ATGAAAAACATAGCGTCATTGAAAATTGGTATCATTGGACTGGGTTATGTCGGTCTTCCGCTTGCCGTATCTTTTGGTAAAAAGTACCCGACCCTGGGTTTTGATATTAACCAGCAGCGCATTAGCGAGCTCAACCAGGGCGTTGATAACACCCTTGAAGTCGAGCAAGATGAGCTGGCACAAGCAAACCAGTTAACCTTTAGTCATGATATTGAATCGCTGAGCCAGTGCAATTTTTATATCGTCACCGTTCCGACCCCGATAGATGAATACAAACAGCCGGATCTGACGCCGTTAATCAAGGCCAGTGAAACCATCGCCAAGGTGATCCAGGCGGGGGATATAGTGGTTTATGAATCTACCGTTTATCCGGGCGCTACAGAAGAAGTCTGTATTCCCGTGATCGAAAAAAATACCGGTATGACCTTTAACCGGGACTTTTACGCCGGATACAGCCCCGAAAGGATCAATCCCGGCGATAAGGAACACCGACTGGAAACCATTTTAAAAGTCACCGCAGGCTCTACGCCCGAAATTGCCGATTTTGTCGATCAGGTCTATGCCAGCATAATCACCGCGGGCACCCATAAGGCCTCTTCAATTAAAGTCGCCGAAGCGGCAAAAGTCATTGAAAATACCCAAAGGGATGTCAATATTGCCCTGATCAATGAACTGGCGGTGATCTTTAGCAAAATAGGCATCAATACCGAAGAGGTCTTAAAGGCTGCCGGCACCAAGTGGAATTTCCTGCCGTTCAGGCCTGGCCTGGTGGGCGGTCACTGTATCGGTGTAGATCCCTATTATTTGACCCACAAGGCCCAGCAGCTCAATTATCATCCTCAAGTAATTTTATCCGGGCGCAGGATAAATGATGATATGGGACGCTTTGTTGTGAAACGCCTGGTCAAAGCCATGATAGAAAAACGCATCCATATTGTTGATGCCAAGGTATTGATCCTCGGTTTTACCTTCAAAGAAAACTGTCCGGATGTACGCAATACCCGGGTGATCGACATAGTGGATGAACTGAAAGATTACAGCGCCCGGGTGGACATTCACGATCCCTGGGCCGATGCCGACATTGTCAAACATGAATACGGTATCGAGATGGCACAACCACAAGCCGGCCAGTATGACGCCATCATCATCGCCGTCGGTCACCAAGAGTTCAAAACCATGTCTATGCCCGAAATCAGAAAATTAGGCAAACCCGGTGCCCTGGTATTTGACTTAAAATACCTGTTTGATGCTCAAGAGTCTGATTTAAGACTTTAA